One window of the Chryseobacterium camelliae genome contains the following:
- the trmB gene encoding tRNA (guanosine(46)-N7)-methyltransferase TrmB — translation MGKNKLARFAENKILPNVIQPTREDALQGFDLKGKWRTDFFKNDNPIVLELGCGKGEYSVGLAKTFPEKNFIGIDIKGARFWFGAKEAVENNMTNVAFLRTQIELVDYFFAENEVDEIWITFPDPQIKYKRTKHRLTHPDFLARYKKFLKPGGIIHLKTDSEFLHGYTLGYLQGAGHEIITAHHDIYGAPEYDPNTEHLRNIRTYYEELFSAKGKTITYIKFRIH, via the coding sequence ATGGGAAAGAATAAATTAGCACGGTTTGCCGAAAACAAAATATTACCGAATGTCATCCAGCCTACACGGGAAGATGCTCTACAGGGATTTGACCTGAAGGGTAAATGGAGAACTGATTTTTTTAAGAATGACAATCCTATCGTCCTTGAACTGGGATGTGGGAAAGGAGAATATTCCGTGGGTTTGGCCAAAACCTTCCCTGAAAAGAATTTTATCGGTATAGATATTAAGGGGGCGAGGTTCTGGTTCGGAGCTAAAGAAGCAGTAGAAAACAATATGACCAATGTTGCATTTTTAAGGACGCAGATTGAGCTTGTAGATTATTTCTTCGCAGAAAACGAAGTGGATGAAATCTGGATTACATTCCCGGATCCACAGATCAAGTACAAACGTACCAAACACAGGCTTACGCACCCGGACTTTTTAGCACGGTACAAGAAATTCCTCAAACCTGGTGGAATCATCCACCTGAAGACAGACTCCGAATTCCTTCACGGTTATACGCTGGGATACCTGCAGGGCGCCGGGCATGAGATCATCACCGCTCACCATGATATTTACGGGGCTCCGGAATATGATCCGAACACAGAACACCTGAGAAACATCAGGACTTACTACGAAGAACTTTTCTCTGCCAAAGGCAAAACCATAACTTACATAAAATTCAGGATCCACTAA
- a CDS encoding DUF6759 domain-containing protein: MKTIILVVLISFLTACSPTKTRKESEDILTTTDISRIEKYLASTYPDDPRRSVLKPKLIALKNAAWTKGSKDAKPMEARPVMYEIPGNAIKNSGSAEAEEFKRLIASTGEGHTAKTLKLLNTLFDQDISTKEVIILFRNQSDCNMILRIQGKDFYNLAVPAKGDNFMVINKGNYKLTSNVCDVAYSSNKNITSSLFITIQNPTPSASGSADIRK; encoded by the coding sequence ATGAAAACTATAATTTTAGTAGTCCTTATTTCTTTCCTGACAGCCTGTTCCCCTACCAAAACCAGAAAAGAAAGCGAGGATATTCTTACAACAACAGACATCAGCAGGATTGAAAAATACCTGGCATCCACCTATCCCGACGATCCCCGAAGAAGCGTCCTGAAGCCTAAACTCATTGCTTTAAAGAATGCAGCATGGACCAAAGGCAGTAAAGATGCCAAGCCTATGGAAGCCAGGCCGGTGATGTATGAAATCCCCGGCAATGCCATCAAGAATTCCGGTTCTGCGGAAGCAGAAGAGTTTAAACGCCTGATTGCATCAACCGGAGAAGGTCATACCGCTAAGACGCTTAAACTTCTCAATACTCTTTTTGATCAGGACATAAGCACTAAAGAAGTCATTATCCTGTTCAGGAACCAGTCGGACTGCAATATGATTTTAAGAATTCAGGGAAAGGATTTTTATAACCTGGCTGTTCCTGCAAAGGGTGATAATTTCATGGTCATCAATAAGGGAAATTATAAGCTTACCAGCAATGTATGCGATGTAGCATACTCTTCCAACAAAAATATTACGTCAAGCCTGTTCATTACCATCCAGAATCCCACACCATCTGCCAGCGGCTCTGCTGATATAAGAAAGTAA
- a CDS encoding DUF6759 domain-containing protein — protein sequence MKKHFNLWLCVTAAMLMYNCGSNTAPVRTYPVRKPVTRPSANGSSNSPAAQTEREYQNLSKTYKPETAAVLTDLLNDSPSSTTASFTVENKSRCNMVLTISGNNYFRKVPIGAGKIGAVIVPKNQTYNLSGMVCDAVYQKTKMITGSSHITVSN from the coding sequence ATGAAAAAACATTTTAACCTTTGGCTTTGTGTAACTGCTGCTATGCTGATGTATAATTGTGGCAGCAATACCGCCCCGGTACGGACATATCCGGTAAGGAAACCGGTCACCAGGCCTTCTGCCAACGGAAGCAGCAACTCGCCTGCAGCACAAACGGAAAGGGAGTACCAGAACCTGAGCAAAACCTATAAGCCTGAAACAGCAGCTGTGCTCACAGATCTCCTTAATGATTCACCCAGCAGTACAACCGCATCTTTTACGGTTGAGAATAAATCCCGGTGCAATATGGTGCTGACCATCAGCGGAAACAATTACTTCAGGAAAGTTCCGATCGGTGCCGGAAAAATAGGAGCCGTTATCGTCCCTAAAAACCAGACCTATAATCTTTCAGGGATGGTCTGTGATGCTGTCTATCAGAAAACAAAAATGATTACAGGTTCATCCCACATTACAGTATCAAACTAA
- the rpsB gene encoding 30S ribosomal protein S2 yields the protein MAKANVKDLLEAGVHFGHMTRKWNPNMAPYIFMEKNGIHIVDLHKTAVKLDEACSALEKLTSAGKKVLFVATKKQAKEVVAKHASELNMPYITERWPGGMLTNFVTIRKAVKKMNSIDKMKKDGTFETLSKKERLQVDRQRANLEKNLGSIADMVRLPSAIFVVDIMREHIAVTEAKKLGIPVFGIVDTNSDPRKVDFVIPGNDDASKSIDMILNIVSDSIKEGQSQRKADKEKSKEEGEVVSADKDADFDAE from the coding sequence ATGGCAAAAGCAAATGTAAAAGACCTTTTAGAGGCTGGTGTACACTTTGGTCACATGACCAGAAAGTGGAACCCAAATATGGCTCCATACATTTTCATGGAGAAAAATGGTATTCACATCGTAGATTTACATAAAACAGCTGTTAAATTGGATGAAGCTTGCAGCGCTTTAGAAAAATTAACTTCTGCAGGTAAAAAAGTTCTTTTCGTAGCTACTAAAAAGCAGGCGAAAGAAGTGGTGGCAAAACACGCTTCTGAACTTAATATGCCTTATATTACAGAAAGATGGCCAGGTGGTATGTTAACGAACTTCGTTACCATCAGAAAGGCTGTTAAAAAGATGAACTCTATCGACAAAATGAAAAAAGACGGTACGTTCGAAACTTTATCTAAAAAAGAAAGATTACAGGTAGACAGACAAAGAGCTAACCTAGAGAAGAACTTAGGTTCTATCGCTGACATGGTGAGACTTCCTTCTGCGATCTTTGTAGTAGATATCATGAGAGAACATATCGCTGTAACAGAAGCTAAGAAATTAGGGATTCCTGTTTTCGGTATTGTTGATACAAACTCTGACCCAAGAAAAGTTGATTTCGTTATCCCAGGAAACGATGATGCTTCAAAATCTATCGATATGATCTTAAACATTGTTTCAGATTCTATCAAAGAAGGTCAGTCTCAGAGAAAAGCTGATAAAGAAAAATCTAAAGAAGAAGGAGAAGTAGTATCTGCTGATAAAGATGCTGACTTTGATGCTGAATAA
- the rpsI gene encoding 30S ribosomal protein S9, which translates to MSTVHKIGRRKTSVARVYVKPGTGNITVNGKDAKEYFSTDVMVYKLNQPFILSETVGQYDVTVNVFGGGNTGQAEAIRLGISRALCEINAEFRLALKPAGLLTRDARMVERKKPGQKKARKRFQFSKR; encoded by the coding sequence ATGTCTACAGTTCACAAAATCGGAAGAAGAAAAACTTCTGTAGCAAGAGTTTACGTAAAGCCAGGAACTGGTAACATTACGGTAAACGGTAAAGATGCTAAAGAATACTTCTCTACAGATGTAATGGTTTACAAATTAAACCAACCATTTATCCTTTCTGAAACTGTTGGTCAGTATGACGTTACCGTAAATGTATTCGGTGGTGGAAATACAGGACAGGCAGAAGCAATCAGATTAGGGATTTCAAGAGCTTTATGCGAAATCAACGCTGAGTTCAGATTAGCATTGAAGCCAGCTGGTTTACTTACAAGAGACGCTAGAATGGTGGAAAGAAAGAAGCCAGGTCAGAAAAAAGCGAGAAAGAGATTCCAATTCTCAAAACGTTAA
- the rplM gene encoding 50S ribosomal protein L13, which yields MNTLSYKTVSANKATANKEWVVVDAEGQPLGRLASTVAKILRGKHKTNFTPHVDCGDNVIVLNAGKVTLSGNKWDDKTYIWHTGYPGGQKSMTAAELQKKDSLKVLEKSVKGMLPKNRLGAALLKNLYLYEGTEHKHEAQQPKTINVNEFK from the coding sequence GTGAATACATTAAGTTACAAAACTGTTTCAGCGAACAAAGCTACTGCGAATAAAGAATGGGTTGTGGTAGACGCTGAAGGACAGCCGTTAGGAAGACTAGCTTCTACGGTTGCAAAGATTTTGAGAGGTAAGCACAAAACAAACTTTACACCTCACGTAGATTGTGGTGATAACGTTATCGTTTTGAACGCTGGGAAAGTTACCCTTTCCGGAAATAAGTGGGACGACAAGACTTACATCTGGCATACAGGATATCCTGGAGGACAGAAGTCTATGACTGCGGCTGAACTTCAAAAGAAAGATTCTTTAAAAGTACTTGAAAAATCTGTAAAAGGTATGTTGCCTAAAAACAGATTAGGAGCTGCTTTACTGAAGAACCTTTACTTATATGAAGGGACTGAGCACAAACATGAAGCTCAACAGCCTAAAACCATTAATGTTAACGAATTTAAATAA
- a CDS encoding methylmalonyl-CoA mutase family protein, translating to METQKYTPNNKVRIVTAASLFDGHDAAINIMRRVIQGTGCEVIHLGHDKSAEEVVNTAIQEDANAIALTSYQGGHNEYFKYIYDLLREKNSPQIKIFGGGGGVILPEEIKELMDYGIDRIYSPDDGRELGLQGMIDDLVNRSDFATGKEVTAEDLNSISFENPTSIAKIISAVENFSDEKPELVKAIDEQSKDLNIPIIGITGTGGAGKSSLTDELVRRFLRSNTDKKIAIISIDPSKKKTGGALLGDRIRMNAINDPRVYMRSMATRENNVSVSPFIQSALNVLKLAHPDVIILETSGIGQSGSEVSDFADVSMYVMTPEYGASTQLEKIDMLDYADLVALNKSDKRGALDALQAVRKQFQRNHLLWEQPLDEMPVYATKASQFNDHGTTELYNRLVSKINDKFNDLNLKAFAEQEITEEVTIIPPKRVRYLSEIVENNRQYDAAVEKQAELARTMYHIEGVKKIISNEALDAEYQKAEKELQQENIDFLKTWDDTKKAFHEEFYSYYVRGKEIKVETSTESLSHLRIPKIALPKYNDWGDLIKWKGQENLPGGFPYTAGIYPFKRTGEDPTRMFAGEGGPERTNRRFHYVSAEMPAKRLSTAFDSVTLYGQDPALPPDIYGKIGNAGVSIATLDDAKKLYSGFDLVNALTSVSMTINGPAPMLLAFFMNAAIDQNVEKYIAENGLESKVEDVLRAKFDDKGLARPKYNGELPPSNNGLGLQLLGITGDEIIPAEAYAEIKAKTIATVRGTVQADILKEDQAQNTCIFSTEFALRLMGDVQEYFIKEKVRNFYSVSISGYHIAEAGANPVSQLAFTLANGFTYVEYYLSRGMDINDFAPNLSFFFSNGIDPEYSVIGRVARRIWAKAMKLKYGADERSQMLKYHIQTSGRSLHAQEIDFNDIRTTLQALYAIYDNCNSLHTNAYDEAITTPTEQSVRRAMAIQLIINKELGLAKNENPLQGSFIIEELTDLVEEAVYAEFDRITERGGVLGAMETMYQRSKIQEESMHYEWLKHTGEYPIIGVNTFLGKDGSPTVRPGEVIRSTEEEKQSQIESLHNFQNANSGKSEEALKSLQYAAINQQNLFEVMMDAVKYCSLGQITNALFEVGGKYRRNM from the coding sequence ATGGAAACCCAAAAATATACTCCAAACAATAAAGTAAGAATTGTAACGGCTGCCTCGTTATTCGACGGCCATGATGCCGCGATTAATATTATGCGCCGCGTGATCCAGGGAACAGGCTGCGAAGTGATTCACCTCGGGCACGATAAATCTGCTGAGGAAGTAGTGAACACCGCCATACAGGAAGATGCCAATGCGATTGCCCTGACGTCCTATCAGGGAGGGCACAATGAATATTTCAAATACATCTACGACCTTTTAAGAGAGAAGAATTCACCGCAGATCAAGATTTTCGGCGGCGGTGGCGGAGTGATCCTTCCTGAAGAGATAAAAGAGCTGATGGATTACGGCATCGACAGGATTTATTCCCCGGATGACGGCCGTGAGCTGGGCCTGCAGGGAATGATCGACGATTTGGTCAACAGGTCAGATTTTGCCACCGGTAAGGAAGTAACAGCAGAAGACCTGAATTCCATCAGCTTTGAAAATCCAACGAGCATTGCTAAAATCATTTCAGCTGTAGAGAACTTCTCTGACGAAAAACCGGAACTGGTTAAAGCCATCGATGAGCAATCAAAAGATCTGAATATCCCGATCATCGGGATTACCGGCACCGGAGGTGCCGGAAAGTCTTCTTTGACGGATGAACTGGTACGACGTTTCCTACGCTCCAATACCGATAAAAAAATTGCCATTATTTCCATAGACCCTTCCAAAAAGAAAACAGGAGGTGCACTCTTAGGAGACCGGATCCGTATGAATGCAATCAACGACCCGAGGGTCTATATGCGTTCTATGGCCACCAGGGAAAACAACGTTTCCGTTTCCCCATTCATTCAGTCTGCTTTAAATGTCCTGAAACTGGCCCATCCGGATGTCATCATCCTGGAAACTTCAGGTATCGGACAATCGGGTTCGGAAGTTTCTGATTTTGCGGATGTTTCCATGTATGTCATGACCCCTGAATACGGAGCCTCTACCCAGCTCGAAAAAATCGACATGCTGGATTACGCAGATCTGGTCGCTTTGAATAAATCTGATAAAAGGGGGGCATTGGATGCCCTCCAGGCCGTAAGAAAACAGTTCCAGAGGAACCACCTGCTTTGGGAACAGCCATTGGATGAAATGCCGGTTTATGCGACCAAAGCTTCTCAGTTCAATGACCATGGAACAACGGAACTGTACAACAGGTTGGTTTCCAAAATCAATGATAAATTCAATGACTTGAACCTGAAAGCTTTTGCAGAGCAGGAAATCACGGAAGAAGTAACGATCATCCCACCGAAAAGGGTTCGTTATCTGTCTGAAATTGTAGAAAACAACAGGCAGTATGACGCTGCCGTTGAAAAGCAGGCGGAACTGGCCAGAACCATGTACCACATTGAAGGGGTAAAGAAAATCATATCCAATGAGGCTTTAGATGCTGAATACCAAAAGGCTGAAAAGGAACTCCAGCAGGAGAACATCGATTTCCTGAAGACCTGGGATGATACGAAAAAGGCTTTTCATGAGGAATTTTACTCTTATTATGTAAGAGGAAAAGAAATTAAAGTGGAAACCTCAACAGAATCCCTGTCACATCTTAGGATCCCTAAAATTGCCTTGCCGAAATACAATGACTGGGGCGATCTGATCAAATGGAAAGGTCAGGAAAACCTTCCGGGAGGATTTCCGTACACGGCAGGAATTTATCCGTTCAAAAGAACCGGAGAAGACCCGACCCGGATGTTTGCCGGGGAAGGCGGCCCTGAAAGAACCAACAGGAGATTCCATTATGTTTCTGCTGAAATGCCGGCCAAACGTCTTTCCACAGCATTCGATTCGGTAACTTTATATGGGCAGGACCCTGCCCTTCCGCCGGATATTTACGGTAAAATCGGAAATGCGGGAGTTTCCATTGCTACATTGGATGATGCGAAAAAGCTGTATTCCGGCTTCGACCTGGTGAATGCCCTGACTTCGGTCTCAATGACCATTAACGGTCCTGCCCCAATGTTGCTGGCGTTTTTCATGAACGCAGCCATCGATCAAAACGTAGAAAAATATATTGCAGAAAACGGACTCGAGTCCAAAGTTGAAGATGTTTTAAGAGCGAAATTCGACGATAAAGGATTGGCAAGGCCGAAATACAACGGGGAGCTTCCTCCTTCCAATAACGGTTTGGGGTTACAACTTTTAGGAATTACCGGAGATGAGATCATCCCGGCAGAAGCATATGCTGAAATCAAAGCCAAGACCATTGCTACGGTCCGCGGTACCGTTCAGGCAGATATTTTAAAGGAAGACCAGGCTCAGAATACCTGTATTTTCTCCACTGAATTTGCCCTGAGACTGATGGGTGACGTTCAGGAATATTTCATCAAAGAAAAAGTACGGAACTTCTACTCCGTTTCCATTTCGGGATATCACATTGCAGAAGCGGGCGCTAATCCGGTTTCCCAGCTGGCCTTTACCCTGGCCAACGGGTTTACTTATGTGGAATACTATCTTTCCAGAGGCATGGACATCAATGACTTTGCTCCTAACCTATCTTTCTTCTTCTCTAACGGAATCGATCCTGAATATTCTGTGATCGGCCGTGTAGCCAGAAGGATCTGGGCCAAAGCCATGAAGCTGAAGTATGGTGCCGATGAAAGAAGCCAGATGCTGAAATACCATATCCAGACTTCGGGACGTTCGCTTCACGCCCAGGAAATTGATTTCAACGATATCAGGACTACTTTGCAAGCTTTATATGCGATCTACGACAACTGTAATTCACTGCATACGAATGCCTATGACGAAGCTATCACGACACCTACGGAACAGTCTGTGAGAAGAGCCATGGCCATCCAGCTGATCATCAATAAAGAACTGGGGCTGGCCAAAAATGAAAACCCGCTTCAGGGATCATTCATCATTGAAGAATTAACAGACCTTGTTGAAGAAGCCGTATATGCCGAATTCGACCGTATTACGGAAAGAGGCGGCGTCCTGGGTGCCATGGAAACCATGTACCAGCGTTCCAAGATCCAGGAAGAATCCATGCATTACGAATGGCTGAAGCATACCGGAGAATATCCGATCATCGGGGTGAATACATTCTTAGGAAAAGACGGTTCACCTACGGTCCGCCCGGGAGAAGTGATCCGCTCCACCGAAGAAGAGAAGCAGTCACAGATCGAATCGCTTCACAACTTCCAGAATGCCAATTCCGGAAAATCTGAAGAGGCACTGAAAAGCCTTCAGTATGCCGCCATCAATCAGCAGAACCTGTTCGAAGTGATGATGGATGCTGTAAAATACTGTTCATTAGGTCAGATTACCAATGCGCTGTTTGAAGTGGGTGGTAAGTACAGGAGGAATATGTAA
- a CDS encoding diphthine--ammonia ligase, with protein MKPKAVFNWSSGKDSALALYKTLQEDRLEISALLTSINKEFGRVSMHGLPVSLLERQAESLAFPLIKMELPKEPSMEEYRDIMDTTMNEIRNMGVTHSVFGDIFLKDLRKYRENQLQAVGMQAVFPLWKQDTTSLIQEFLALGFKTIVTCVNETYLDPGFAGRIIDQDFLKDLPDHVDPCGENGEFHTFTFDGPIFKNPVAFDIGESVRKTYPKPKAHEDEEAGEYVFWFCDLIQSDPDSLADLKSK; from the coding sequence ATGAAACCTAAAGCCGTTTTCAACTGGAGCAGCGGAAAAGATTCTGCCCTCGCTTTATACAAAACACTACAGGAAGACCGGTTGGAAATTTCTGCCCTGCTCACCAGCATCAACAAAGAATTCGGGCGGGTTTCCATGCACGGACTTCCGGTCTCCCTGCTGGAACGGCAGGCTGAAAGCTTAGCCTTTCCACTCATTAAAATGGAGCTCCCCAAAGAGCCATCCATGGAAGAATACCGGGATATTATGGATACCACCATGAACGAAATACGGAATATGGGAGTCACCCATTCGGTATTCGGGGATATTTTCCTGAAAGACCTCAGGAAATACCGGGAAAACCAGCTGCAGGCTGTAGGAATGCAGGCTGTTTTTCCACTCTGGAAACAGGACACAACCAGTCTGATCCAGGAATTTCTTGCGTTAGGCTTTAAAACCATTGTGACCTGTGTCAACGAAACCTATCTGGATCCGGGTTTTGCAGGAAGGATCATTGATCAGGATTTCCTGAAAGACCTCCCTGACCATGTTGATCCATGCGGAGAAAACGGAGAATTCCACACCTTTACTTTTGACGGCCCCATTTTTAAGAATCCTGTAGCATTTGATATAGGAGAAAGTGTCAGAAAAACCTATCCTAAACCAAAAGCTCATGAAGACGAAGAAGCCGGTGAATATGTTTTCTGGTTCTGTGATCTGATACAAAGTGATCCGGATAGTTTAGCTGATCTGAAATCTAAATGA
- a CDS encoding serine hydrolase domain-containing protein, whose amino-acid sequence MNKRLSFFTACIILLSIFIGCQQETKAVNTYDADRKLLIDSTVTAFEKKLLKNQIDSVFKQHQFNGSVAIFKDSVELYRKNQGFSDFKHKIKIDDETIFAIGSVSKQFTAVLILLQAEQGKLNVEDKVSKYLTAFQNKEYENITIHQLLNHTSGLNTMGGKLHFKSGAGFLYSNDGFNALGKVVEKVTGNSYDENISGLFQKAGMSHSSTGSSYKDLDGNFAGAYLGNGKVVEKIHPMPERLGSREIGIPAGGVLSTADDLHRWNNALYSGKILRPETLKMLVAQSAERHHAIFGKMGYGYGIMTNPGKPVAYFHSGYVKGSPSLNIFYPGTKTSVIILSNIADEGKGKGFTFRPHVEIKNITDAVENAISEMSNHQQSQM is encoded by the coding sequence ATGAATAAAAGGTTATCCTTCTTTACCGCATGTATTATTCTGCTGAGCATTTTTATAGGTTGCCAACAGGAAACGAAAGCTGTCAACACTTATGATGCTGATAGAAAGCTCTTAATCGACAGTACGGTTACGGCCTTTGAAAAAAAACTCCTGAAAAACCAGATCGATTCTGTTTTTAAGCAGCATCAGTTTAACGGAAGTGTTGCCATTTTTAAAGATTCCGTTGAGCTTTACCGGAAGAATCAGGGCTTTTCGGATTTCAAACATAAAATAAAGATCGATGACGAGACCATTTTTGCCATAGGATCGGTCAGCAAGCAGTTTACGGCTGTCTTGATCCTGCTTCAGGCAGAGCAGGGCAAACTTAATGTCGAGGATAAGGTTTCAAAATATTTAACCGCTTTTCAAAATAAAGAATATGAAAATATCACCATTCATCAGCTTTTAAACCATACGTCCGGCCTGAATACCATGGGCGGGAAACTTCATTTCAAAAGCGGCGCCGGATTCCTGTACTCCAATGACGGATTTAATGCCCTGGGAAAAGTGGTGGAAAAGGTGACCGGAAACTCATATGACGAAAATATTTCCGGACTGTTTCAAAAAGCAGGCATGAGCCATTCTTCTACCGGAAGTTCATATAAAGATCTGGACGGAAACTTTGCCGGCGCCTATCTGGGTAACGGAAAAGTCGTTGAAAAAATACATCCTATGCCGGAACGGTTGGGCAGCAGAGAGATCGGTATTCCTGCGGGTGGCGTCCTGTCTACTGCTGATGATCTCCATCGTTGGAACAATGCTTTATATAGCGGGAAAATCCTCCGTCCCGAAACTCTGAAAATGTTAGTGGCTCAAAGTGCAGAAAGGCACCATGCTATTTTCGGGAAGATGGGTTATGGGTATGGAATTATGACCAATCCCGGTAAACCCGTTGCTTACTTTCACAGCGGTTATGTCAAAGGATCCCCTTCTTTAAACATTTTTTATCCCGGAACAAAAACTTCCGTCATCATCCTGTCAAACATTGCAGATGAAGGAAAGGGGAAAGGATTTACGTTCAGGCCTCATGTAGAAATTAAGAACATTACAGACGCTGTAGAAAACGCCATTTCGGAAATGAGCAACCATCAGCAGAGTCAAATGTAA
- the ruvC gene encoding crossover junction endodeoxyribonuclease RuvC has protein sequence MITEKIILGIDPGTTVMGFGLISVKKGVMEMVSIHELLLKKYPNHETKLKYIFDKTLALIDEFHPDEVALEAPFFGKNVQSMLKLGRAQGVAMAASLYRNIPITEYSPKKIKMAITGNGNASKEQVAGMLQNLLKLKEFPTKYLDASDGLAVAVCHHFNSGTIADTKSYTGWESFLKQNPDRLK, from the coding sequence GTGATTACAGAAAAAATAATTTTAGGAATTGACCCGGGAACCACAGTGATGGGTTTCGGACTGATTTCAGTAAAAAAAGGCGTGATGGAAATGGTATCCATTCATGAACTGTTGCTGAAAAAATACCCTAACCACGAAACGAAACTGAAATATATTTTTGATAAAACCCTGGCCCTTATCGATGAATTCCATCCGGATGAAGTAGCACTGGAAGCTCCGTTCTTCGGAAAGAATGTCCAGAGTATGCTGAAACTTGGCCGTGCCCAGGGAGTCGCTATGGCCGCAAGTTTATACCGAAACATCCCGATTACGGAATATTCCCCAAAAAAAATCAAAATGGCTATTACGGGTAATGGAAATGCCAGCAAGGAACAGGTGGCAGGCATGCTTCAGAATCTTCTGAAGCTAAAAGAATTCCCAACCAAATACCTGGATGCCTCTGACGGACTGGCCGTAGCCGTGTGCCATCATTTTAACTCCGGAACCATTGCAGATACGAAATCCTATACAGGATGGGAAAGTTTCTTAAAACAGAATCCGGACCGCCTTAAATAG
- a CDS encoding DUF2931 family protein: protein MSCSKETKKEIPADHYNWSAGISAPKFYPASNILVKFNPGGAMASVLTGIDPGWGDTAGNFITGDKYKVLPENVYIHYSSGENNFIYEGVLQLPKEKIFSLFNERSHIKHKVDNTEKLDNSNFQLIVGMAPKGWIRIWLEVNGDFNKVELLKAQLKRQYDSTANTQYKLKNFKNWGKYYTYWQHHGIPSEAWANNEREYYYDMKFVSKNKDAKLDRSNVVSSDGWLYLVLFGKFIR, encoded by the coding sequence GTGAGTTGTAGTAAAGAGACTAAAAAAGAAATTCCTGCAGACCATTACAATTGGTCTGCAGGAATTTCTGCTCCAAAATTTTATCCTGCGAGCAATATACTTGTAAAGTTTAATCCAGGAGGCGCGATGGCAAGTGTGCTAACAGGAATAGATCCTGGTTGGGGAGATACTGCAGGAAATTTTATAACAGGAGATAAATATAAAGTATTACCTGAAAATGTATATATACATTATTCTAGCGGAGAAAATAATTTTATTTACGAAGGTGTACTGCAATTACCTAAAGAGAAAATTTTTTCTCTTTTTAATGAGCGCTCTCACATTAAACACAAAGTAGATAATACGGAAAAATTAGATAACTCTAATTTTCAGTTAATTGTAGGAATGGCGCCTAAAGGCTGGATAAGAATTTGGTTAGAAGTAAATGGGGATTTCAACAAAGTAGAACTTTTAAAAGCACAATTAAAAAGGCAATATGATAGTACTGCTAATACTCAATATAAGTTAAAAAACTTTAAGAATTGGGGTAAATATTATACATACTGGCAACATCACGGAATACCATCCGAGGCTTGGGCAAATAATGAAAGAGAATATTATTATGATATGAAATTTGTATCAAAAAATAAAGATGCTAAGCTTGATAGAAGCAATGTTGTTTCTTCAGATGGATGGTTATACCTCGTTTTATTCGGAAAATTTATCAGATGA